The Melopsittacus undulatus isolate bMelUnd1 chromosome 12, bMelUnd1.mat.Z, whole genome shotgun sequence genome has a segment encoding these proteins:
- the BRI3BP gene encoding BRI3-binding protein produces MAAGRLPALLLLLALLLGSTAGPGAWAARSRGADKQNSFRRAASGLYQGVSGVFGEDNVRALQKFFSRLTERFVNGVDVLMDTFWRIWTDLLDVLGIDASNLTHYFSPAAIANSPTRALLLIGAILLAYWFLSLFLGFFFYLLHMLFGRFFWIARVALFTLSCVYILQKYEGDPEHAVLPLCFVVAVYFMTGPVGFYWRRNSNSSLEEKMDHLDSQIRLLNIRLSRLLENLDRGSNQ; encoded by the exons ATGGCGGCGGGGAGGCTGCcggcgctgctgctgctgctcgccctgctgctgggcagcacGGCCGGGCCCGGGGCCTGGGCAGCGCGGAGCCGCGGCGCCGACAAGCAGAACAGCTTCCGCCGCGCCGCCAGCGGCCTCTACCAGGGCGTCAGCGGCGTGTTCGGCGAGGACAATGTGCGGGCCCTGCAGAAG tttttctCAAGGCTGACAGAGAGGTTTGTCAATGGGGTGGATGTATTAATGGACACATTCTGGAGAATATGGACTGATTTGTTAGATGTTCTTGGAATTGATG CCTCCAACCTGACTCATTATTTCAGCCCAGCAGCAATTGCCAACAGCCCAACCCGTGCTCTTCTACTGATTGGTGCCATTTTACTTGCCTATTGGTTTTTATCTCTCTTCCTTGGATTCTTCTTCTATCTCCTGCACATGCTGTTTGGTCGTTTCTTCTGGATCGCGAGGGTTGCCCTTTTCACCCTCTCATGCGTGTACATCCTCCAGAAGTATGAAGGTGACCCGGAGCACGCCGtcctgcctctctgctttgTTGTAGCAGTCTACTTCATGACGGGGCCAGTTGGATTTTACTGGAGgagaaacagcaacagcagcctggAGGAGAAGATGGACCACCTCGACAGTCAGATCAGACTTCTGAACATTCGTCTTTCTCGTCTGCTGGAGAACCTGGACAGAGGCAGTAACCAATGA